In Aquila chrysaetos chrysaetos chromosome 17, bAquChr1.4, whole genome shotgun sequence, one genomic interval encodes:
- the DDX17 gene encoding probable ATP-dependent RNA helicase DDX17 — protein MRGFGDRGRDRDRGGFGASRGGPLPPKKFGNPGERLRKKKWDLNELPKFEKNFYVEHPEVARLTPYEVEELRRKKEITIRGMEGCPKPVFAFHQCSFPQYVMDALMDQNFTEPTPIQCQGFPLALSGRDMVGIAQTGSGKTLAYLLPAIVHINHQPYLERGDGPICLVLAPTRELAQQVQQVADDYGKCSRLKSTCIYGGAPKGPQIRDLERGVEICIATPGRLIDFLEAGKTNLRRCTYLVLDEADRMLDMGFEPQIRKIVDQIRPDRQTLMWSATWPKEVRQLAEDFLQDYVQINVGNLELSANHNILQIVDVCMESEKDHKLIQLMEEIMAEKENKTIIFVETKRRCDDLTRRMRRDGWPAMCIHGDKSQPERDWVLNEFRSGKAPILIATDVASRGLDVEDVKFVINYDYPNSSEDYVHRIGRTARSTNKGTAYTFFTPGNLKQARELIKVLEEANQAINPKLMQLVDHRGGGGGGGGGRSRYRTSSSVNNPNLMYQEECDRRLRGVKEGRRDSGGFRDRERGDSYANGANKTYGSAYGSPNSAFGAAQSQYGYTQGSYGAAAYGTSGYGTAEYSASGYGASTTAATAGRTSQSTTQQQYAGMVGRSGQQPQPLMSQQFPQPPATNVMGYMGQTATYQYPPPPPPPPPSRK, from the exons ATGAGGGGCTTCGGGGACCGGGGCCGCGACCGAGACCGCGGCGG GTTTGGAGCAAGTCGTGGAGGTCCTCTTCCTCCAAAGAAATTTGGTAATCCAGGGGAACGTTTACGTAagaaaaaatgggatttaaatGAACTGCCCAAGTTTGAGAAGAATTTTTACGTGGAACATCCAGAAGTGGCCAGGCTTACTCCG TATGAAGTTGAAGAATTGcgaagaaagaaagagataacAATTCGAGGAATGGAGGGCTGCCCCAAGCCTGTGTTTGCCTTCCACCAGTGTAGCTTTCCAC AGTATGTGATGGATGCCTTGATGGACCAGAACTTCACAGAACCCACTCCAATTCAGTGCCAAGGCTTTCCACTAGCCCTCAGTGGTCGTGATATGGTGGGCATTGCACAGACTGGCTCTGGGAAGACACTAGCA TACTTGTTGCCTGCAATTGTTCACATCAACCACCAGCCATATTTGGAGAGAGGGGATGGCCCAATT TGTCTGGTTCTAGCACCTACTAGAGAGTTGGCCCAGCAAGTGCAGCAGGTTGCTGATGATTATGGCAAATGCTCAAGACTGAAGAGTACCTGCATATACGGAGGAGCACCCAAAGGTCCTCAAATCAGAGATCTAGAAAGAG GTGTGGAGATCTGCATTGCTACACCAGGTCGCTTGATTGACTTCCTTGAGGCAGGAAAGACCAACCTTCGTCGGTGCACGTACCTGGTGCTGGATGAAGCAGACAGGATGTTGGACATGGGATTTGAACCCCAAATTCGTAAAATTGTTGATCAGATAAGG CCTGACAGACAGACTCTGATGTGGAGTGCCACCTGGCCAAAAGAAGTGCGCCAGCTTGCCGAGGACTTCCTGCAGGACTATGTTCAGATCAATGTAGGAAACTTGGAGCTGAGTGCCAACCACAATATCCTACAGATAGTGGATGTATGCATGGAAAGTGAGAAAGACCATAA ACTGATACAACTGATGGAAGAAATcatggcagagaaggaaaacaagactATCATCTTTGTGGAGACAAAGAGGCGATGTGATGATCTCACTCGAAGGATGCGCAGAGATGG TTGGCCAGCTATGTGTATCCATGGAGACAAGAGTCAACCAGAAAGAGATTGGGTGCTTAATG AGTTTCGTTCTGGAAAGGCTCCTATCCTCATTGCTACCGACGTTGCATCTCGTGGGCTAG ACGTGGAAGATGTTAAATTTGTGATAAACTACGACTATCCGAACAGCTCTGAAGATTACGTGCACCGTATTGGCCGTACCGCACGTAGTACCAACAAAGGTACTGCCTACACCTTCTTCACACCAGGAAACCTGAAACAAGCCAGGGAGCTTATCAAAGTGTTGGAAGAAGCCAATCAAGCCATCAATCCAAAACTGATGCAGCTTGTGGaccacagaggaggaggaggtggtggtggag GAGGTCGTTCTCGTTACCGAACGAGCAGTTCAGTAAACAACCCTAACCTGATGTACCAGGAAGAGTGTGACAGGAGGCTCCGGGGAGTGAAAGAGGGCCGGAGAGACTCAGGTGGCTTCAGAGACCGTGAGCGTGGTGACAGTTATGCCAACGGAGCCAACAAGACCTATGGCAGTGCCTACGGGAgcccaaattctgcttttggggCAGCACAGAGCCAGTATGGTTACACTCAAGGGAGCTATGGAGCAGCTGCCTATGGCACGAGTGGCTATGGCACTGCAGAGTACAGTGCTAGTGGCTATGGTGCCAGCACCACAGCTGCCACCGCTGGGAGAACCTCACAGAGCACTACCCAACAGCAGTATGCAGGGATGGTGGGGCGCTCGGGCCAGCAGCCACAGCCGCTCATGTCACAACAGTTTCCGCAGCCCCCTGCCACTAACGTGATGGGCTATATGGGACAGACTGCCACCTACCAGTATccaccccctcccccgccccctcctccctcacgCAAATGA